One Nocardia farcinica genomic region harbors:
- a CDS encoding HNH endonuclease family protein — protein MKVLSSRRIRRFLGVAGPIVLAALIAAAFAVVEERTGTVSGRTDTAGSAPGSAAEVTGMLAQLKVAPEASMNGYSREKFPHWDSNKAEHGFGAEFTRYSRCTTREVMMLRDAEGAVQLDPATCQLTVGSGGGWRDEYGTLDRKTGQLKPYKWITDPAAVDAEHIVALAEAWRSGAAGMDEQTRRRIANDALNLQASDPTANRSKGDQDAANYLPPGKFRCAYVDRYLRVKVKYGLTVDSAEQAALRTAVDDCVRQGGFR, from the coding sequence GTGAAGGTGTTGTCGTCCCGCCGGATTCGCCGTTTCCTGGGAGTGGCGGGGCCGATCGTGCTGGCCGCGCTCATCGCGGCCGCGTTCGCCGTGGTGGAGGAGCGGACCGGAACCGTCAGCGGGCGCACCGATACCGCCGGTTCGGCACCGGGCTCGGCCGCCGAGGTCACCGGAATGCTCGCACAGCTGAAGGTCGCCCCGGAAGCCTCGATGAACGGCTACAGCCGAGAGAAGTTCCCGCACTGGGACTCCAACAAGGCCGAGCACGGCTTCGGGGCGGAGTTCACCCGCTACAGCCGGTGCACCACGCGCGAGGTGATGATGCTGCGCGACGCGGAAGGCGCGGTGCAACTGGACCCGGCAACCTGTCAGCTCACGGTCGGCTCCGGCGGTGGCTGGCGCGACGAGTACGGCACCCTCGACCGGAAGACCGGTCAGCTCAAGCCCTACAAGTGGATCACCGACCCGGCGGCGGTGGACGCCGAGCACATCGTGGCGCTGGCCGAGGCATGGCGCTCGGGCGCGGCGGGCATGGACGAACAGACCCGCCGCCGGATCGCCAACGACGCGCTGAACCTGCAGGCCTCCGACCCGACCGCGAACCGCTCCAAGGGCGACCAGGACGCCGCGAACTACCTGCCGCCGGGAAAGTTCCGGTGTGCCTATGTCGATCGGTACCTGCGGGTGAAAGTAAAGTACGGGCTGACCGTGGACTCGGCCGAGCAGGCCGCGCTGCGCACCGCGGTCGACGACTGCGTGCGGCAAGGAGGGTTCCGATAA
- a CDS encoding ABC transporter permease, with amino-acid sequence MTPEIRTADRVSATAIVRKNFSDTVVSSLRTFGRAVGIAQESVTGTVGDLIRREFQWREALLQAWRLVTVTAVPAILMAVPFGVIVSIQVGNLIHTLGADSLVGATGGLGVIKQGAPMATGFLLGGAGAAAIAADLGARTIREEIDALHTMGISPIHRLVIPRMVAMLIVAPLLNVLVIFVGVLAGYAVAIGGQDVTPGSYWATFGSFTSTADVWVSLGKALIFGFLVVIIACQRGLEAKGGPRGVADAVNAAVVLSVVSIVCVNLLLTQVTAMFLPTRLA; translated from the coding sequence ATGACGCCGGAGATCCGCACGGCCGACCGCGTATCCGCGACGGCGATCGTCCGGAAGAACTTCTCCGATACGGTCGTCTCCTCGCTGCGCACCTTCGGCCGCGCGGTCGGCATCGCCCAGGAATCGGTCACCGGCACCGTCGGCGACCTGATCCGCCGCGAATTCCAGTGGCGTGAGGCCCTGCTCCAGGCGTGGCGGTTGGTCACCGTGACCGCCGTGCCCGCGATCCTGATGGCCGTCCCGTTCGGCGTGATCGTCTCCATCCAGGTCGGCAACCTGATCCACACCCTCGGCGCGGACTCCCTCGTCGGCGCGACCGGCGGGCTCGGCGTCATCAAGCAGGGCGCGCCGATGGCGACCGGCTTCCTGCTCGGCGGCGCGGGCGCGGCCGCCATCGCCGCCGACCTCGGCGCGCGCACCATCCGCGAGGAGATCGACGCGCTGCACACCATGGGCATCAGCCCCATCCACCGGCTGGTGATCCCGCGCATGGTCGCGATGCTGATCGTCGCGCCGCTGCTCAACGTCCTGGTGATCTTCGTCGGCGTGCTCGCCGGGTACGCGGTCGCCATCGGCGGCCAGGACGTGACACCGGGCAGCTACTGGGCCACCTTCGGCTCGTTCACCTCCACCGCGGACGTGTGGGTGTCGCTGGGCAAGGCGCTGATCTTCGGCTTCCTGGTGGTGATCATCGCCTGCCAGCGCGGTCTGGAGGCCAAGGGCGGCCCGCGCGGCGTGGCCGACGCGGTCAACGCCGCCGTGGTGCTCTCGGTGGTCTCGATCGTGTGCGTGAACCTGCTGCTCACCCAGGTCACCGCCATGTTCCTGCCGACGAGGCTGGCCTGA
- a CDS encoding phosphate signaling complex PhoU family protein: MRTQFTHELIALTNDLTLMCRLAHDSLERVVDALAGADLTAAYEVFALEEQLHKMHGTCEARTVALLALQAPVARDLRHVVTAMQIADQLSGIGTLTSAVADQVYRHHPEHVAAQPILSALTELGGVAAARLAAAGEAVTTGHPADDPAPGASVAELRARLHAALSDPDRPETPAVVIDLTLLGSHLERCVERAERIDRLIRFLDTGIPPTAQPGPELPAD; encoded by the coding sequence GTGCGGACCCAGTTCACCCACGAGCTCATCGCGTTGACCAACGATCTGACGCTGATGTGCCGTCTCGCCCACGATTCCCTCGAACGGGTCGTCGACGCGCTGGCGGGCGCCGATCTCACCGCCGCCTACGAGGTGTTCGCGCTCGAGGAGCAGTTACACAAGATGCACGGCACCTGCGAGGCGCGCACGGTGGCGCTGCTGGCGTTGCAGGCGCCGGTCGCCCGCGACCTGCGCCATGTGGTGACCGCGATGCAGATCGCCGACCAGCTCTCCGGCATCGGCACCCTCACCAGCGCGGTCGCCGACCAGGTCTACCGCCACCACCCCGAACACGTTGCGGCGCAGCCGATCCTGTCCGCGCTGACCGAGCTCGGCGGGGTCGCCGCGGCCCGGCTGGCCGCCGCGGGCGAGGCGGTGACCACCGGCCACCCCGCCGACGACCCCGCGCCCGGTGCCTCCGTGGCCGAGCTGCGTGCCCGGCTGCACGCCGCGCTGAGCGATCCGGACCGTCCCGAAACTCCGGCCGTCGTCATCGATCTCACGCTGCTCGGCAGTCACCTGGAACGCTGCGTGGAGCGTGCCGAGCGCATCGATCGGCTGATCCGCTTCCTGGACACCGGGATTCCGCCCACCGCGCAGCCCGGACCGGAACTCCCGGCCGACTGA
- a CDS encoding ABC transporter permease, with product MGAAHRAKPTYPENSPITLAANVSVQTQRLLLRWSRSPVALLETLIIPCLLLFMLDTVVGGQIQKFAGDDALYGSVPMVAVVGALSGAVAGGVMLGRERDDGLLARFWVLPVHRASGLVARVLAEGCRILLGTLVVVGVGYLLGFRFHQGVPAALAFVAVPVLFGLAFATLVTAVAVYTAKAALVEGVAILSSLLMFFSTGFVPLIAYPEWIQPVVRNQPMSAAVDAMKALSLGGPLADPLTRTVLWSLGIIAVCAVPAAIGYRRASRS from the coding sequence TGGCCGCCAACGTCTCGGTGCAGACCCAGCGGCTGCTGCTGCGCTGGTCGCGCAGCCCGGTGGCGCTGCTGGAGACCCTGATCATCCCGTGCCTGCTGCTGTTCATGCTCGACACCGTCGTGGGCGGGCAGATCCAGAAGTTCGCCGGCGACGACGCCCTCTACGGATCGGTGCCGATGGTGGCGGTGGTGGGCGCGCTGTCCGGCGCCGTCGCGGGCGGGGTGATGCTCGGCCGCGAACGCGACGACGGCCTGCTCGCCCGCTTCTGGGTGCTGCCCGTCCACCGCGCCTCCGGGCTCGTGGCGCGGGTGCTCGCCGAGGGCTGCCGCATCCTGCTGGGCACCCTCGTCGTCGTGGGCGTCGGCTATCTGCTCGGATTCCGCTTCCACCAGGGGGTGCCCGCCGCACTGGCGTTCGTGGCCGTCCCGGTCCTGTTCGGCCTCGCCTTCGCCACCCTGGTCACCGCCGTGGCGGTGTACACGGCCAAGGCCGCGCTGGTCGAGGGGGTCGCCATCCTCAGTTCCCTGCTGATGTTCTTCAGCACCGGGTTCGTTCCGCTGATCGCCTATCCGGAGTGGATCCAGCCCGTCGTCCGCAACCAGCCCATGTCGGCCGCCGTGGACGCGATGAAGGCGCTGTCACTGGGTGGGCCGCTCGCCGATCCGCTGACCCGCACGGTGCTGTGGTCGCTGGGCATCATCGCGGTGTGCGCGGTTCCGGCAGCCATCGGCTACCGGCGGGCCAGCCGCAGCTGA
- a CDS encoding calcium:proton antiporter, which produces MIRALRDRWTVFVPLLAAVVLAATWGRSLPSVGVVVVAAFLIGAVLSAVYHAEVVAERVGEPFGALVLAVAVTVIEVALIVTLMISGGEKSATLARDTVFAAVMITCNGIFGLALLVAALRRRVAEFNAEGTGAALATVATLATLSLVLPTFTSSVPGPEFSTPQLAFAAIASLSLYGLFVMVQTVRHRDDFLPPVQADGVVTDDDLHDERPSTRAALLSLALLLLALTGVVGLAKVVSPSIESAVATAGMPHAAVGVVIALLVLLPETLAAVRAARRDRLQISLNLALGSAMASIGLTIPVIAVATIWLPGPLILGLGATQMVLLALTVVVGVLTVVPGRATLLQGGVHLALFSAFVFLAASP; this is translated from the coding sequence ATGATCCGTGCGCTGAGAGACCGCTGGACCGTGTTCGTGCCCCTGCTCGCCGCCGTCGTCCTGGCCGCCACCTGGGGGCGAAGTCTGCCTTCGGTGGGTGTCGTGGTGGTTGCCGCGTTCCTGATCGGGGCGGTGCTCTCGGCGGTCTATCACGCCGAGGTGGTCGCCGAGCGGGTCGGTGAACCGTTCGGGGCGCTGGTGCTCGCCGTGGCCGTCACCGTGATCGAGGTGGCGCTCATCGTCACGCTGATGATCTCCGGCGGGGAGAAATCGGCGACGCTGGCCAGGGACACCGTCTTCGCGGCGGTGATGATCACCTGTAACGGCATCTTCGGCCTCGCCCTGTTGGTCGCGGCGCTGCGCAGGCGGGTGGCCGAGTTCAACGCCGAAGGCACCGGCGCGGCGCTGGCGACGGTGGCGACGCTGGCCACGCTCAGTCTGGTGCTGCCGACCTTCACCTCCAGCGTGCCGGGCCCGGAGTTCTCCACCCCGCAGCTGGCCTTCGCCGCGATCGCCTCGCTGTCGTTGTACGGGCTGTTCGTGATGGTGCAGACGGTGCGGCACCGCGACGACTTTCTGCCGCCGGTCCAGGCGGACGGGGTGGTGACCGACGACGATCTGCACGACGAGCGGCCCTCCACGCGCGCGGCGCTGCTCAGCCTTGCGCTGCTGCTGCTCGCGCTGACCGGGGTGGTCGGGCTGGCCAAGGTGGTCTCGCCGTCGATCGAGTCGGCGGTGGCGACGGCCGGGATGCCGCACGCGGCGGTGGGTGTGGTGATCGCGCTGCTGGTGCTGCTGCCGGAGACGCTGGCCGCGGTCCGGGCCGCGCGGCGCGACCGACTCCAGATCAGCCTGAACCTGGCCCTCGGCTCGGCGATGGCGAGCATCGGGTTGACCATCCCGGTCATCGCTGTAGCAACTATCTGGCTACCTGGTCCGTTGATTCTGGGACTGGGCGCCACGCAGATGGTGTTGCTCGCGCTGACCGTCGTCGTCGGCGTGCTGACCGTGGTTCCGGGGCGCGCCACGCTCCTGCAGGGCGGCGTGCACCTGGCTCTGTTCTCGGCTTTTGTGTTCCTCGCCGCCAGTCCGTAG